Proteins co-encoded in one Callospermophilus lateralis isolate mCalLat2 chromosome 2, mCalLat2.hap1, whole genome shotgun sequence genomic window:
- the LOC143391367 gene encoding olfactory receptor 52K1-like, whose amino-acid sequence MPSCNNSLPQPLIFILAGIPGLESSHGFFSVPFFLIFVITVMGNVTILCIIRMEKSLHEPMFLLLAMLSGIDLCLVSVTVPRMLGIFWMDAKEISFDACLTQMFFIPSFYVMESGILLAMAFDRFVAIWCPLRYTTILDNSMLVKMALTVLARAVAVLTPAPILAKRLESFQTHIIGYSYCAYMAVVMIACGDISDHIIYGLMVIVASVGFDLFFIILSYGLILHAVFQIPSWEARGKALSTCGSHLCIIGLFYSPVVFSVLAQILGYHMAPHLQIIIDNLYFLVPPMVNPLIYGARTKQMREWVLRIFHCQRD is encoded by the coding sequence ATGCCCTCTTGTAACAACTCTCTCCCCCAGCCCTTGATATTTATTCTGGCTGGAATTCCTGGCCTGGAATCTTCCCATGGTTTCTTCTCTGTACCTTTTTTCTTGATATTTGTTATTACAGTCATGGGCAATGTCACCATCTTATGTATCATCCGAATGGAGAAGAGTCTTCATGAGCCCATGTTTCTCCTCCTAGCCATGCTCTCAGGTATTGACCTATGCCTGGTCAGTGTCACTGTGCCCCGCATGCTGGGCATCTTCTGGATGGATGCCAAGGAAATCAGCTTTGATGCCTGCCTCACACAAATGTTTTTTATTCCTTCTTTTTATGTCATGGAGTCTGGGATCCTCCTGGCCATGGCTTTTGACAGATTCGTGGCTATCTGGTGCCCTCTGAGATATACAACCATCCTTGATAACAGCATGCTTGTGAAGATGGCACTAACTGTCCTAGCAAGGGCAGTGGCAGTGCTAACCCCAGCACCCATCCTGGCAAAAAGACTGGAAAGCTTCCAAACCCACATCATTGGTTACTCCTACTGTGCTTATATGGCTGTGGTGATGATAGCCTGTGGAGACATCTCTGACCACATTATCTATGGCCTCATGGTCATTGTGGCATCTGTAGGATTTGATTTGTTTTTCATCATTCTGTCGTATGGACTTATCCTTCATGCTGTCTTTCAGATACCATCTTGGGAAGCAAGAGGCAAAGCTCTTAGTACATGTGGCTCTCACCTTTGTATCATTGGCCTTTTTTATTCTCCTGTTGTTTTCTCTGTTCTGGCCCAGATTTTAGGCTACCATATGGCTCCTCATCTGCAGATCATCATCGATAATCTCTACTTCCTGGTGCCTCCCATGGTCAACCCCTTGATTTATGGAGCACGTACCAAACAAATGAGGGAGTGGGTATTGCGAATATTCCACTGTCAAAGAGACTGA